The genomic region ACGAAGCTCGAGGCCTCCGACGTCCTCGCCACCGGCGCGGACGGCGCGGTCGGCGTCACGATGAGCGACGGCTCGCTGCTCTCGATCGGCCCCAACAGCGTGCTGTCGCTCGACCTGTTCCAGTTCGATCCGACGACCCACGCGGGCAAGTTCGACTCGACGCTGTCGAAGGGCACGCTGTCGGTCGTCTCCGGCAAGATCGCGAAGCAGTCGCCGGAGGCCATGAAGGTCCGCACGCCGGCGTCGGTGCTGGGCGTGCGCGGCACCGAGTTCGTGGTGTTCGTCGACGGCTGACGTGCTCGCGACGGAGGAAGGTCTGCCCGTGGCGGCCTGCCTCCCCCCCGGAAG from Burkholderiales bacterium harbors:
- a CDS encoding FecR domain-containing protein, with translation MTPASATRPPFARLALAAALACATTFAFAAEVGQVKTSKGEVTIERAGARVPAPVGTKLEASDVLATGADGAVGVTMSDGSLLSIGPNSVLSLDLFQFDPTTHAGKFDSTLSKGTLSVVSGKIAKQSPEAMKVRTPASVLGVRGTEFVVFVDG